In Alkalibaculum bacchi, a single genomic region encodes these proteins:
- a CDS encoding NAD(+) synthase gives MHDKGYVRVATVTPKLKVADCEYNKLQIIQTIEDVIEKNVEVVVYPELCISGYTCGDLFYQDILLNKVEESIGEICDFLSPHPLMVVIGAPVRVKTQIYNCAIVINEGQILAVVPKKYLPSSGEFYEKRWFASGFNIDSNEKISYCGQDVLFGCDVLFQHDTYKPLIVGVEICEDLWAPIPPSSYYCQAGATLILNPSTSNEVVGKSEYRRALVEQQSARGILAYAYVSSGFGESTTDLVFGGHGLICESGALLAESERFCYESNMIIADVDIDKINHDRLKATPLREHLRNKEEYYDFISFTTKDVQHELMRKVQAYPFIPSDPQARNTICQEIFNIQTMALGKRATHIGFPTMVVGISGGLDSTLALLVCAKTCDQLKSDRKNILAVTMPGFGTTDRTYNNAIALMKKLHVSIKEISIKDACIQHFKDIEHSLDQQDVTYENAQARERTQILMDLANKSGGIVIGTGDLSELALGWATYNGDHMSMYGVNAGVPKTLVRYLVQWIADTHEDREIGEILNDICNTPVSPELLPPDESGKIAQKTEDLVGPYELHDFFLFNVIRCGYSPKKVYYLGKIAFKGQYSDEIILKWLKNFYRRFFTQQFKRSCMPDGPKVGTVSLSPRGDWRMPSDASNAIWMKELEDLR, from the coding sequence ATGCATGATAAAGGTTATGTTCGGGTAGCTACAGTTACACCCAAATTAAAAGTAGCAGATTGTGAATACAATAAATTGCAAATTATTCAAACTATTGAAGACGTAATTGAAAAGAATGTTGAGGTTGTAGTATACCCAGAACTATGTATATCAGGGTATACTTGTGGGGATTTATTTTATCAGGATATTTTGCTAAATAAAGTTGAAGAATCCATAGGAGAGATTTGCGATTTTCTTTCCCCACATCCGTTAATGGTGGTTATTGGAGCTCCAGTACGAGTAAAAACCCAAATTTATAATTGCGCTATTGTCATTAATGAGGGTCAAATATTAGCCGTAGTACCTAAGAAGTACTTGCCTAGTTCTGGTGAATTTTATGAAAAAAGATGGTTTGCAAGTGGATTCAATATAGATAGTAATGAAAAGATTTCGTATTGCGGGCAAGATGTCTTGTTTGGTTGTGATGTGTTGTTTCAACACGATACTTATAAGCCACTGATTGTAGGCGTTGAAATTTGTGAAGATTTATGGGCCCCTATACCACCAAGCAGCTATTATTGCCAGGCAGGTGCTACTCTTATATTAAATCCATCCACGAGCAATGAGGTGGTTGGAAAAAGTGAATACAGAAGAGCACTAGTTGAACAACAATCGGCAAGAGGTATATTAGCTTACGCTTATGTATCAAGTGGATTTGGAGAATCTACTACGGATTTAGTTTTTGGTGGACATGGGCTTATATGCGAAAGTGGCGCCCTCTTAGCAGAGAGTGAGAGATTTTGTTATGAATCAAATATGATCATTGCCGATGTAGATATTGATAAAATCAACCACGATCGTTTAAAAGCTACGCCTCTAAGAGAACACTTAAGAAATAAGGAAGAATACTACGATTTTATTTCCTTTACTACAAAAGATGTACAACATGAACTAATGCGCAAAGTTCAAGCTTATCCCTTCATACCAAGTGACCCGCAAGCTAGAAATACAATCTGTCAAGAAATCTTTAATATTCAAACTATGGCACTAGGAAAAAGGGCAACTCATATAGGATTTCCTACAATGGTAGTTGGGATATCAGGAGGGTTAGATTCCACTCTTGCCTTGCTAGTATGCGCTAAAACCTGTGATCAGTTAAAGAGTGACCGCAAAAATATTTTAGCAGTGACTATGCCTGGTTTTGGTACTACAGATCGAACCTATAATAATGCTATTGCGCTTATGAAAAAATTGCATGTATCCATAAAAGAGATCTCCATTAAAGATGCCTGCATTCAACACTTTAAAGATATTGAACACAGTTTAGATCAACAAGATGTTACTTATGAAAATGCACAAGCTCGTGAAAGAACGCAAATACTAATGGATTTAGCGAATAAAAGCGGTGGTATTGTCATCGGTACAGGAGATCTATCTGAATTAGCTCTTGGCTGGGCAACTTATAACGGAGACCATATGTCTATGTATGGAGTCAATGCTGGTGTGCCGAAGACCCTAGTTCGATATTTGGTTCAATGGATTGCAGATACTCATGAAGATAGAGAAATAGGAGAGATTTTAAACGATATTTGTAATACTCCTGTGTCTCCAGAGTTGCTTCCACCGGATGAAAGTGGAAAGATTGCACAGAAAACAGAAGATTTAGTAGGACCTTATGAATTACATGACTTTTTCTTGTTTAATGTAATCCGTTGTGGTTACTCTCCAAAAAAAGTATACTATTTAGGAAAGATAGCCTTTAAAGGACAGTACAGTGATGAAATCATATTAAAATGGTTAAAAAATTTCTATAGGAGATTCTTTACCCAACAATTTAAAAGATCTTGTATGCCAGACGGACCT
- a CDS encoding NAD(P)/FAD-dependent oxidoreductase: MNNTIYDVIIIGGGPAGLTTGIYCGRSGLKVLIIEEDLIGGLANKSYHIGNYPGFPGGVNGVDLMDEFYEQAFHSSVQFQYESVQCLHMNESIKLVETNNNAYKTCAVILATGGRPKRVGAINEEHFIGKGISFCTVCDGADTKGKRVLVIGTGDSAVDQTTFLAQFAESVVISSINPIGQMDCSDKDKLKMLPKDKIQFLWNTRVYKFLGEDHLTKAILQDQNTKEYFEMICDYCFEFIGFTPNTHLVKDFVHIDKEGGIITNEKMETSCPGLYAIGDVRKKVLKQLTTATADGAIAANEVRKYVEQVNKGGRVVGWSGGQ, translated from the coding sequence ATGAATAATACAATATATGATGTTATTATCATAGGTGGAGGCCCAGCAGGTTTAACCACGGGAATATACTGTGGTCGAAGCGGACTAAAGGTCCTAATTATAGAAGAAGATCTTATTGGTGGTTTAGCCAATAAGAGTTATCACATTGGAAATTATCCTGGGTTTCCTGGTGGAGTCAATGGCGTCGATTTAATGGATGAGTTCTATGAGCAAGCCTTTCATTCTAGTGTACAATTTCAATATGAATCTGTACAGTGTTTGCATATGAATGAATCAATCAAATTAGTAGAAACCAATAACAATGCCTACAAGACGTGTGCAGTGATTTTAGCCACAGGTGGTCGGCCTAAAAGAGTTGGAGCTATCAATGAAGAACATTTTATTGGGAAAGGTATCTCTTTTTGCACCGTTTGTGACGGCGCTGACACAAAGGGTAAAAGAGTGCTGGTAATTGGAACAGGAGATAGCGCAGTAGATCAAACTACTTTTCTTGCACAATTTGCAGAATCTGTTGTGATTTCTAGTATCAATCCCATAGGTCAAATGGATTGTAGTGATAAAGACAAATTAAAAATGTTGCCAAAGGACAAAATTCAATTCCTTTGGAATACGAGAGTATATAAGTTTTTGGGAGAAGATCATTTAACTAAAGCAATATTGCAAGATCAAAATACAAAAGAGTATTTTGAAATGATCTGCGATTACTGTTTTGAATTTATCGGATTCACGCCGAATACTCACTTAGTTAAAGATTTCGTGCATATAGACAAAGAAGGTGGAATCATTACAAATGAAAAAATGGAAACATCTTGCCCAGGTCTATACGCCATAGGCGATGTAAGAAAAAAAGTGCTCAAACAACTAACGACAGCAACAGCCGATGGAGCTATTGCGGCGAATGAAGTGAGAAAGTATGTGGAACAGGTGAATAAAGGTGGTCGGGTGGTCGGGTGGTCGGGTGGTCAGTAA
- the hisC gene encoding histidinol-phosphate transaminase, with the protein MSKFWSELAKSLEPYTPGEQPKDKKYIKLNTNENPYGPSSKVIEALKDGANDNLKLYPDPNGDELRKTIADYYGLKDEQVFLGNGSDEVLAFSFMAFFNPNEPILFPDITYSFYKVYSNIYNIPYEEVKLNKDFSVPINKLHHSKGGVILPNPNAPTGICLSLKSIEEILQFNKEKIVIIDEAYIDFGGNSAVGFIDQYPNLLVVQTLSKSRSLAGLRVGFALGHKDLISALNYVKNSINSYPLDRLALCGAVQAIKDEEYFQETKNKIIETREKVSQELKSMGFLVIPSLTNFIFMSHTKIHAKELLYSLRERGILVRHFNHARIDNHLRVTIGSEEEMNTFIRILREIVPV; encoded by the coding sequence ATGAGCAAATTTTGGAGTGAGTTGGCAAAGAGCTTAGAACCGTATACTCCTGGAGAGCAGCCTAAAGATAAGAAATATATTAAATTAAACACAAATGAAAATCCATATGGACCATCCTCTAAGGTAATTGAAGCTCTAAAGGATGGAGCAAATGACAATTTAAAATTATATCCAGATCCTAATGGCGATGAGCTTAGAAAAACCATTGCAGATTATTATGGATTAAAGGATGAACAAGTCTTTCTTGGAAATGGATCCGATGAAGTTCTAGCCTTTTCCTTTATGGCTTTTTTTAACCCAAATGAACCTATCCTTTTTCCAGATATCACTTATAGCTTTTATAAGGTCTACTCCAATATATACAATATTCCTTATGAAGAAGTGAAACTAAATAAAGATTTTTCTGTTCCAATAAATAAACTGCATCATTCAAAGGGTGGCGTGATTCTTCCTAATCCTAATGCGCCTACGGGCATATGCCTTTCTCTAAAAAGCATCGAAGAGATACTACAATTTAATAAAGAAAAGATAGTGATAATCGACGAAGCTTATATTGATTTTGGTGGAAATAGCGCAGTAGGGTTCATTGATCAATATCCAAATCTTTTGGTCGTTCAAACTCTATCCAAATCTAGATCTTTAGCAGGTCTTCGAGTGGGTTTTGCTTTAGGTCATAAAGATTTGATTTCAGCATTAAATTATGTAAAAAACTCTATCAATTCTTATCCTCTTGATCGCCTAGCATTATGTGGGGCTGTGCAGGCTATAAAGGATGAAGAATATTTTCAAGAAACAAAAAATAAAATTATAGAAACACGAGAAAAAGTAAGTCAAGAACTAAAAAGTATGGGTTTTCTAGTAATCCCATCTTTAACAAATTTTATTTTTATGAGTCATACTAAAATACACGCAAAAGAACTGCTTTATTCTTTAAGAGAGCGAGGCATATTAGTAAGACATTTTAATCATGCTAGAATTGATAATCACCTAAGAGTTACAATAGGTAGTGAAGAAGAAATGAATACTTTTATCCGTATTTTACGAGAAATTGTCCCTGTCTAA
- a CDS encoding NAD(P)H-hydrate dehydratase, with translation MKILSTNEMKRADAFTCQLKGITSTELMEEAGIRLYHCLLEERELSLNEDKIVVLSGVGNNGGDGLVIARYLLKDGFDVNVILIGNLSAMTVETKENLDRLITLSAKIFYYKDERFYSEFERIIDKSTLIIDGIFGIGLNKEIRGGFQKAIEKVNQSTAYVASIDIPSGLRGDNGRIAGTCIEANLTMIVNNYKIGNLLNDAKDVQGKKVLLDIGIVEDENKSNKYYLDPSCLLPMPKRKNNSHKYNYGSVLVLGGSDFMTGAPIMSAYSALRTGSGLSTVGILNKYVHRMNNIHPEIMIRGYEGEAELLELLVKKNVIAFGPGLGRKDSYGPLLEILIEKKIPMVIDADGIYYLQAILQEGKDYSHIIITPHAGECSNLLKVDCDTIANDSVTYVQQLADKFGMTVVLKGPCTIIGNREEIYFCEQGNPGMATAGMGDILTGIIASLAGQGFAPLEAAKIGVYLHSLCGDLCAKDLGQYSMLSTDLLKYLPLAINTLLPRE, from the coding sequence ATGAAAATCTTATCTACTAATGAAATGAAGAGAGCGGACGCTTTTACTTGCCAACTTAAGGGGATTACATCTACAGAATTGATGGAGGAAGCTGGAATAAGGCTTTATCATTGTCTTCTAGAAGAGAGAGAGCTTAGTTTGAATGAGGACAAGATTGTCGTACTTTCTGGTGTGGGAAATAATGGCGGCGATGGACTCGTTATTGCTCGTTATCTCCTAAAGGATGGATTTGATGTCAATGTAATCCTAATTGGAAATCTTTCGGCTATGACCGTAGAAACAAAGGAGAATCTAGACAGGCTTATTACATTAAGTGCAAAGATTTTTTATTATAAAGACGAAAGGTTTTATTCTGAATTTGAAAGAATTATCGATAAGTCTACATTAATTATAGATGGAATCTTCGGTATTGGCTTAAATAAAGAAATTAGAGGGGGTTTTCAAAAAGCTATTGAAAAAGTCAATCAAAGTACTGCATATGTGGCGAGTATTGATATTCCATCTGGATTAAGAGGAGATAATGGTAGAATAGCTGGGACTTGTATAGAAGCAAACTTGACTATGATCGTAAACAATTATAAAATTGGCAATTTACTAAATGATGCTAAAGATGTTCAAGGAAAAAAGGTTTTATTAGATATCGGTATTGTAGAAGATGAAAACAAGTCGAACAAGTACTACCTAGACCCTTCCTGTCTGCTGCCAATGCCAAAAAGAAAAAACAACAGCCATAAATACAATTATGGCAGTGTACTTGTTCTTGGTGGTAGCGACTTCATGACAGGAGCACCTATTATGAGTGCATATTCTGCTTTGCGTACAGGCTCTGGTTTATCGACCGTTGGAATCCTAAATAAATACGTTCACAGAATGAATAATATTCATCCAGAAATCATGATTAGAGGCTACGAAGGAGAAGCTGAGCTTTTGGAACTTCTCGTCAAGAAAAATGTTATTGCATTTGGGCCAGGTTTAGGGAGAAAAGACTCCTATGGTCCATTGTTAGAGATATTAATAGAAAAAAAGATTCCTATGGTAATCGATGCAGACGGAATTTATTATCTTCAAGCCATACTACAAGAGGGGAAAGATTATAGCCATATAATCATTACACCTCATGCAGGTGAATGTTCAAATTTATTAAAGGTAGACTGCGATACGATTGCCAATGATTCTGTAACTTATGTTCAACAGCTCGCAGATAAATTTGGAATGACTGTTGTCTTAAAAGGTCCTTGTACGATTATAGGTAATAGAGAAGAAATTTATTTTTGCGAACAAGGAAACCCTGGAATGGCGACAGCAGGGATGGGAGACATACTTACCGGAATCATTGCAAGTTTAGCTGGTCAGGGTTTTGCACCTCTTGAGGCCGCTAAAATAGGCGTATATCTTCATTCATTATGCGGAGATTTATGTGCTAAAGACCTAGGACAATACTCTATGCTTTCTACTGATTTGTTGAAGTATTTACCTTTAGCTATAAATACATTATTACCAAGAGAATGA
- the acpS gene encoding holo-ACP synthase: MICGTGIDIIEIDRIRRAVERHPTFLSKHFTEVENLYFMSKKNNPQSIAGYFAAKEAVSKALGTGFRFFRFTDIEIEKDSFNKPSINLYGNAKKIAQEKNIDNIFLSISHCKEYAIANAIAITERLG; the protein is encoded by the coding sequence ATGATTTGTGGAACAGGTATTGACATCATTGAAATAGATCGAATTAGAAGGGCTGTTGAAAGACATCCTACTTTTTTATCCAAGCACTTTACCGAGGTGGAGAATCTTTATTTTATGTCTAAAAAAAATAATCCTCAATCTATAGCTGGATATTTTGCAGCAAAAGAGGCGGTTAGCAAAGCACTTGGCACGGGTTTTCGATTTTTTCGGTTTACAGATATTGAAATAGAAAAAGATTCTTTTAATAAGCCTTCTATAAATTTATACGGCAATGCAAAAAAAATTGCTCAGGAAAAGAATATTGACAATATTTTCTTATCCATTTCTCATTGCAAAGAATATGCTATTGCCAATGCTATTGCTATAACAGAAAGGTTGGGATAA
- a CDS encoding rod shape-determining protein has protein sequence MNKLIAIDFGTSNTLIHSKEKGIIFQEPSVVAIDNNINKVLTVGNEAQQMIGKTPTNISVIRPLKYGSIDKFDIAIRMLKMMIDHTKEGNRFSKAFAKAYVLVGVPSMITQVESRGIEEVIHESGAKKVVLVKDVIADAVSLGEDIFKPKVSFIVDIGGGTTDIAAIALGGILAEESIKVGSNDIDLAIIQYIKKEYNVEIGELTAEHLKIQLANVIIEKEQFMEIIGQDLASGLPINLNMSNQEIYEAIRIPIEKICSSIKSVIESCPAESVADILSNGIMLTGGGAQLRNLDKLLYQELGIQASIVPSPEYSTINGLGKLLDHIDTIHNMVIEYSPYISRKDLDKTTEE, from the coding sequence ATGAATAAACTCATCGCAATAGATTTTGGCACATCTAATACATTAATCCATTCAAAAGAAAAGGGAATTATTTTTCAAGAACCTTCTGTAGTGGCAATAGACAATAATATTAACAAAGTATTAACCGTAGGTAATGAGGCCCAACAAATGATTGGAAAAACTCCTACAAATATCAGCGTTATAAGACCTTTAAAATACGGTAGTATCGATAAATTTGACATTGCTATTCGAATGTTAAAAATGATGATTGATCACACTAAAGAGGGCAATCGCTTTTCTAAGGCCTTTGCAAAGGCTTATGTCCTCGTAGGTGTCCCAAGTATGATCACTCAAGTAGAAAGCAGGGGCATAGAAGAAGTTATTCACGAATCAGGGGCAAAAAAAGTTGTTCTTGTTAAAGATGTGATTGCAGATGCCGTCAGCTTAGGAGAAGATATATTCAAACCTAAAGTATCCTTTATAGTAGATATAGGTGGTGGCACAACAGATATTGCCGCTATTGCTTTAGGCGGTATTCTAGCTGAAGAATCTATTAAAGTAGGTAGCAATGATATTGACCTAGCCATTATCCAATACATTAAAAAAGAATATAATGTAGAAATTGGCGAATTAACTGCTGAACATTTAAAAATTCAATTGGCAAATGTAATCATCGAAAAAGAACAGTTTATGGAAATCATAGGTCAAGATTTAGCAAGTGGGCTTCCGATTAATCTCAATATGAGCAATCAAGAGATTTATGAAGCAATTAGAATCCCTATTGAAAAGATATGTTCTAGTATTAAGTCGGTTATAGAAAGCTGCCCTGCAGAAAGCGTAGCAGATATACTCTCTAATGGCATCATGTTAACAGGCGGAGGTGCCCAACTAAGAAACTTAGACAAACTGCTTTACCAGGAATTAGGCATACAGGCTTCAATCGTTCCTTCCCCAGAGTATTCAACGATAAATGGTTTAGGAAAACTATTAGATCATATCGATACTATTCACAATATGGTCATAGAATACAGCCCCTATATTAGTAGAAAAGACCTTGATAAAACCACCGAAGAGTAA
- a CDS encoding DegV family protein has translation MDYKIVVGSSCDFDEKYGREIHHSKVPFTINIDGKDYVDDESFTGEKIVQKMKESISAIKTACPSPNEFLEKYKGDENIFVVTISSKLSGTYNSAMTAKKMYMEQFEDKAIHVFDSLTAAIGETMIAIKIKELIDEGDGVKDIVSKVEQYISELKTIFVLDSLDNLMKNGRLSKLKGRFAQFLHIKPILSEDGNGEIKMIDQSRGSKGALKKLVDQIEKQGVVSENKKLGIAHCNALERALYVKKLIEERYNFKEIIITEANGLSAVYADDGGIIIAY, from the coding sequence ATGGATTATAAAATTGTTGTAGGAAGTAGTTGTGACTTTGACGAAAAGTATGGAAGGGAGATACATCATTCAAAAGTACCTTTTACAATTAATATAGATGGAAAAGATTATGTAGATGATGAGAGTTTTACGGGTGAGAAGATTGTTCAAAAGATGAAAGAATCGATTAGCGCCATAAAAACAGCGTGTCCTTCTCCTAATGAATTCTTAGAAAAGTATAAGGGCGATGAAAATATTTTTGTAGTGACAATTTCATCTAAATTAAGTGGTACGTACAATAGTGCTATGACTGCAAAGAAGATGTACATGGAACAATTTGAAGATAAGGCAATACATGTCTTTGACTCCTTAACTGCTGCTATTGGAGAGACCATGATCGCTATAAAAATTAAAGAGTTAATTGATGAAGGGGATGGAGTAAAGGATATTGTTTCAAAGGTGGAGCAGTATATATCTGAATTAAAGACAATATTTGTCCTAGATAGTTTAGATAATCTTATGAAGAATGGTCGATTAAGTAAATTAAAAGGAAGATTTGCACAATTTCTTCACATAAAGCCCATACTCTCAGAAGATGGCAATGGTGAAATCAAAATGATTGATCAAAGTAGAGGGTCTAAAGGAGCTTTAAAGAAATTAGTCGATCAAATAGAAAAGCAAGGTGTTGTTAGTGAGAATAAGAAGTTAGGAATTGCTCATTGCAATGCTTTAGAAAGAGCTTTATATGTAAAGAAGCTCATTGAAGAAAGATACAATTTTAAAGAGATTATCATTACAGAAGCCAATGGCTTAAGTGCAGTTTATGCAGATGATGGTGGAATTATCATCGCATATTAG
- a CDS encoding glucose-6-phosphate isomerase — translation MSNYIDCTNSFIEERELENILPIVQVSDKLLKEGIGAGNGFLGWMNYTDHINTEELEKIKDSIEKIKKNSEVLIVIGIGGSYLGSKAVITALTHTFYNELDQQERKTPKVYFAGQNISPTYLKHLFDIIKGKDFSVNVISKSGTTTEPAIAFRFFKDILIKQYGKEEAAKRIYVTTDAQKGALKTMADNEGYTSFVIPDDIGGRYSVCTPVGLLPIGCAGINIDEFLEGIKEGVKEFSGENMDNPCYTYAAIRNILYQKGKDIEILVNYEPNLQYFSEWWKQLYGESEGKDQKGIFPASVNFSTDLHSLGQIIQDGRKNLFETIINIEKMEIDLEVPMDDDNLDGLNYLKGKGMNYVNQQAMKGTLYAHLDGDVPNMMINIPDLTPRSIGKLIYFFEKSCALSGYILGVNPFDQPGVESYKKNMFGLLGKPGYEEIGEKLKNKAASK, via the coding sequence ATGTCAAATTACATTGATTGTACAAATTCATTTATTGAAGAGCGTGAATTAGAGAATATCTTGCCTATAGTCCAAGTATCGGACAAGTTATTAAAGGAAGGCATTGGAGCTGGAAATGGTTTTCTTGGCTGGATGAATTATACGGATCATATAAATACCGAAGAACTTGAAAAGATAAAAGATTCTATTGAAAAAATCAAAAAAAATTCAGAGGTACTCATTGTAATAGGAATAGGTGGTTCTTATCTTGGATCAAAGGCTGTTATTACGGCTCTTACTCATACCTTCTACAATGAATTAGATCAACAAGAAAGAAAGACACCTAAAGTTTACTTTGCTGGTCAAAATATAAGCCCTACCTATTTAAAACATTTATTTGATATCATAAAAGGTAAAGATTTTAGTGTCAATGTGATTTCAAAATCAGGTACTACAACAGAACCTGCAATTGCTTTTCGATTTTTTAAGGATATACTTATTAAGCAATACGGTAAAGAAGAAGCTGCAAAGAGAATCTATGTAACTACAGATGCTCAAAAGGGGGCCCTTAAGACTATGGCAGATAACGAAGGTTATACTTCATTTGTCATCCCTGACGATATAGGTGGACGATACTCTGTATGTACTCCAGTAGGCTTACTTCCTATTGGATGCGCTGGAATTAACATAGATGAGTTTTTAGAAGGCATTAAAGAAGGCGTAAAAGAGTTTAGCGGCGAAAATATGGATAATCCTTGTTACACTTATGCTGCAATTCGAAACATACTGTACCAAAAGGGTAAGGATATCGAAATTTTAGTCAATTACGAACCTAATTTGCAGTATTTTTCGGAATGGTGGAAACAACTTTATGGAGAAAGTGAAGGAAAAGATCAAAAGGGAATATTTCCTGCATCTGTGAATTTTTCTACGGACCTTCATTCTCTTGGTCAAATTATTCAAGATGGAAGAAAAAATCTATTTGAGACCATCATTAATATCGAAAAAATGGAAATTGATTTAGAGGTGCCTATGGATGATGATAATTTAGATGGTTTAAATTATTTAAAAGGAAAAGGCATGAACTACGTCAATCAACAAGCGATGAAAGGCACTTTATACGCTCATTTAGATGGCGATGTTCCTAATATGATGATTAATATTCCAGATTTAACTCCACGATCAATAGGGAAATTGATTTACTTCTTCGAAAAATCTTGCGCACTAAGCGGATATATTTTAGGGGTGAATCCTTTTGATCAACCAGGAGTAGAGTCCTATAAAAAGAATATGTTCGGCTTATTAGGAAAGCCTGGTTACGAGGAGATTGGAGAAAAACTCAAGAATAAAGCAGCTAGCAAATAA
- a CDS encoding DegV family protein, giving the protein MENVKIITDSASDLPKALVEQYDIDVLPLAVIENSMQYKEGVSITPEEVFKKMREGTTFTTSQVTSHDYYLKFEEYILKDRPCIYIAFSSELSGCYQASILAKNQLIQEYGEEKCKVIIVDTKSASLGFGLIVLRAAEEAKKGKDLDEIRDIVIEKSLKMGQVFTVFDLNYLHKGGRLKKSAAILGNLLNVYPILHVEEGSLKLLETARGRKKLYKRMFEIIKDTGYDLKNQTVGIIHGDNVEVVDELKDIFNEKFQTSKFITRSVGAVIGAHTGPELIALFYDKK; this is encoded by the coding sequence ATGGAAAATGTGAAGATTATTACGGATAGTGCTAGTGATTTACCTAAGGCGCTTGTTGAGCAATATGATATTGATGTATTGCCATTAGCTGTTATTGAGAATAGCATGCAATACAAAGAAGGCGTAAGTATTACGCCAGAGGAAGTCTTCAAGAAAATGCGAGAGGGAACTACTTTTACCACTTCTCAAGTGACTTCACATGATTATTATCTAAAATTTGAAGAATATATTCTAAAAGATCGACCTTGTATCTATATTGCCTTCTCAAGTGAATTATCTGGGTGCTATCAGGCTTCTATCCTTGCAAAAAATCAACTTATCCAGGAATACGGCGAAGAAAAATGCAAAGTAATCATTGTTGACACAAAAAGTGCATCCCTTGGCTTTGGTTTGATTGTCTTAAGGGCAGCAGAAGAAGCAAAAAAAGGAAAAGACTTAGACGAGATTAGAGATATCGTTATAGAAAAATCTTTAAAGATGGGTCAAGTCTTTACTGTCTTTGACCTAAATTACCTTCATAAAGGTGGTAGACTTAAAAAGAGTGCAGCTATACTAGGAAATCTACTAAATGTTTATCCTATACTCCACGTGGAAGAAGGGAGTTTAAAGCTTTTAGAGACTGCAAGAGGGCGAAAAAAGCTATACAAGAGGATGTTTGAAATCATAAAGGACACAGGTTATGACCTAAAAAATCAAACCGTAGGTATTATCCATGGAGATAATGTAGAAGTCGTCGACGAATTAAAAGACATCTTTAATGAAAAGTTTCAAACAAGCAAGTTTATTACCAGATCCGTAGGAGCAGTCATAGGAGCTCATACAGGACCTGAACTGATTGCACTTTTCTATGATAAAAAATGA
- a CDS encoding peptidylprolyl isomerase, giving the protein MEKKPVVTITMNNGDVMKVELYPEMAPNTVRNFISLVNDKFYDGLIFHRVIKGFMIQGGCPQGSGMGDPGYSIKGEFNGNGFNNDLKHDRGVISMARAMNPNSGGSQFFIMHKNSPHLDGQYAGFGKVVEGIEVVDQIADVQTGFNDRPTEDVVIKEMTVDTFGVEYDLPEKM; this is encoded by the coding sequence ATGGAAAAGAAACCAGTAGTCACAATAACCATGAACAATGGTGATGTAATGAAAGTGGAGTTGTATCCAGAAATGGCACCAAATACGGTAAGGAATTTTATCAGTTTAGTCAACGATAAATTTTACGATGGACTAATCTTTCACAGGGTTATAAAAGGATTTATGATTCAGGGGGGATGCCCTCAAGGAAGTGGCATGGGCGACCCAGGATACTCTATAAAAGGCGAATTTAATGGCAATGGATTTAATAACGATCTAAAACACGATAGAGGCGTCATTTCTATGGCAAGAGCAATGAACCCTAATAGTGGGGGCTCACAATTTTTTATCATGCACAAAAATTCTCCCCATTTAGATGGTCAATATGCTGGTTTTGGCAAAGTGGTTGAAGGCATTGAAGTAGTAGATCAAATAGCGGATGTACAAACTGGTTTTAATGATAGACCAACAGAGGATGTAGTAATAAAAGAAATGACTGTAGATACTTTTGGCGTGGAATACGATTTGCCTGAAAAGATGTAA